One Mycobacteroides salmoniphilum DNA segment encodes these proteins:
- a CDS encoding AAA family ATPase — MILRQIAINREKQPDAWYLEIPAIAQIAREPLRLTTGVTVIVGENGSGKSTFLESVATSWGGIDPLGNPVRLPGAVKYWAPPPGREDTDLSWAVTFDAEHPRPGGGCFLRAEAMHQLFTTVDQRTPEQIFDGRLNERSHGESFLAFLAERDMERGLFILDEPEAALSFTSSLQLMAMLDAVVAAGSQVIMATHSPVLAAFPGATILEFGEDGVQQCDWNDLEMVGHWQRFLSDPRVYLRHLFEAE, encoded by the coding sequence GTGATCCTGCGCCAGATCGCGATCAATCGTGAAAAGCAGCCCGATGCTTGGTATTTGGAAATTCCTGCGATAGCACAGATCGCGAGAGAGCCTCTTCGGTTGACCACCGGCGTCACCGTGATCGTCGGGGAGAACGGCTCGGGCAAGTCCACGTTCCTGGAGTCGGTGGCCACGTCATGGGGAGGTATCGACCCCCTAGGCAACCCGGTGCGGCTTCCGGGTGCGGTCAAATACTGGGCGCCACCACCCGGCCGTGAAGACACCGATCTCTCGTGGGCCGTCACCTTCGATGCCGAGCACCCGCGTCCCGGCGGGGGCTGTTTCTTACGCGCCGAGGCGATGCACCAGCTGTTCACGACGGTCGACCAACGCACCCCGGAACAGATCTTCGACGGCAGGCTCAATGAGCGCTCGCATGGCGAGTCGTTTCTGGCGTTCCTTGCCGAACGCGACATGGAGCGCGGGCTGTTCATCCTCGACGAACCCGAGGCGGCACTGTCCTTCACCTCGTCCCTGCAATTGATGGCGATGCTCGACGCCGTGGTCGCCGCGGGATCTCAGGTCATCATGGCCACCCACTCCCCCGTGCTCGCGGCATTTCCTGGCGCCACCATCCTGGAGTTCGGGGAAGATGGTGTGCAGCAATGCGATTGGAACGATCTGGAGATGGTGGGGCACTGGCAGCGTTTTCTTTCCGATCCGCGCGTCTATCTGCGGCACTTGTTCGAGGCCGAATGA
- a CDS encoding aminoglycoside 3'-phosphotransferase, translated as MTIPIEPVAIPEILSHIAAGRPILPVWHNEIGGHTFQIGDGPGREFVKVSAPHPAIDLRVEAEKLAWAGHYTTVPRVLGVDTDGPLHWLHTAGVPGHSAVAPRWIANPEPAVRAIGSGLRALHDRLPADDCPYSWAVADRVARIAHPEALTQHPPIDRLVVCHGDACAPNTLVDDAGNWCGHVDFGDVGVADRWADLAVASWSLAWNYGEGWDTAFFEGYGVAADPERMAYYRRLWDAED; from the coding sequence GTGACGATTCCGATCGAGCCGGTGGCCATTCCCGAGATCCTGTCCCATATCGCGGCAGGACGACCGATACTCCCGGTGTGGCACAACGAAATTGGCGGTCACACGTTTCAGATCGGCGACGGGCCGGGCCGTGAATTCGTGAAGGTATCGGCGCCTCATCCGGCCATTGACCTGCGTGTCGAGGCCGAGAAGCTCGCCTGGGCGGGCCACTACACGACGGTTCCCCGGGTCCTGGGCGTCGACACCGACGGCCCGCTGCATTGGCTACACACCGCCGGTGTGCCCGGCCACAGCGCGGTCGCGCCCCGCTGGATAGCCAACCCCGAGCCCGCAGTGCGCGCCATCGGTTCCGGACTGCGCGCGCTGCATGACCGACTGCCCGCCGACGACTGTCCGTACAGCTGGGCGGTGGCCGACCGCGTGGCCCGCATCGCCCATCCGGAGGCGCTGACGCAGCATCCACCGATCGATCGCCTGGTGGTGTGTCACGGCGACGCGTGCGCGCCCAACACTCTCGTGGATGACGCCGGGAACTGGTGCGGACATGTGGATTTCGGCGATGTAGGGGTTGCCGATCGCTGGGCCGACCTCGCGGTTGCCAGCTGGTCATTGGCGTGGAACTACGGCGAAGGCTGGGACACCGCCTTCTTCGAGGGATACGGCGTGGCGGCGGACCCTGAACGCATGGCCTACTACCGGCGACTGTGGGACGCCGAAGACTAA
- a CDS encoding MBL fold metallo-hydrolase has protein sequence MRVTSVGHAGFFIETAAGSILCDPWVNPAYFASWFPFPDNSTLDWDRLGNCDYLYVSHLHKDHYDPKNLTDHVNKDAVVLLPDYPVPDLKRELEGLGFHTFVETETSVKHRVSGPKGDLDIMIIALRAPADGPIGDSGLVVSDGTTTAFNMNDARPVDLDVLAEEFGHIDVHMLQYSGAIWYPMVYDMPVRAKEAFGTQKRQRQMDRCRQYIAQVGATWVIPSAGPPCFLDAELRDLNDDRGDPANIFPDQLVFLDQMRQHGHDRGLLMIPGTIADFTASELNSLVHPVSDEEAEHIFGAGKAAYIEEYAQRMAPVLAAEKASWAPATGERLLEPLRATFEPIMAQTDQICDGIGYPVELRLGAETVVLDFPKRIVREPIPNEKYRYGFEIAPELVRTVLRDAEPDWVNTIFLSTRFKAWRVGGYNEYLYTFFKCLTNERIAYADGWFAEAHDDSASITLDGWEIQRRCPHLKADLSKFGVVEGKTLTCNLHGWDWNLETGRCLTSKGHELRSKKLG, from the coding sequence ATGCGAGTCACCAGTGTCGGCCACGCCGGATTCTTCATCGAGACGGCTGCGGGCAGCATCCTCTGCGACCCCTGGGTCAACCCCGCGTACTTCGCTTCCTGGTTCCCGTTCCCCGATAACAGCACCCTGGACTGGGACCGACTCGGGAACTGCGACTACCTCTACGTCTCGCATCTGCACAAGGACCACTACGACCCGAAGAATCTGACCGACCACGTCAACAAGGACGCGGTGGTGCTGCTGCCCGACTATCCGGTACCGGACCTGAAGCGCGAGCTCGAAGGGCTGGGTTTCCACACATTCGTGGAGACCGAGACCTCAGTGAAGCACCGTGTGAGCGGCCCCAAGGGCGATCTGGACATCATGATCATCGCGCTGAGAGCACCCGCCGACGGGCCCATCGGCGACTCCGGGCTCGTGGTGTCTGACGGCACCACTACGGCTTTTAACATGAACGACGCCCGCCCCGTCGACCTCGATGTGCTGGCCGAAGAGTTCGGTCATATCGACGTGCACATGCTGCAGTACTCGGGGGCCATCTGGTACCCGATGGTCTACGACATGCCCGTCCGCGCCAAGGAGGCCTTTGGCACCCAGAAGCGGCAACGGCAGATGGACCGGTGCCGCCAGTACATCGCACAGGTCGGCGCCACCTGGGTGATCCCGTCTGCCGGACCGCCGTGTTTTCTGGATGCAGAGCTGCGTGACCTCAACGACGACCGCGGTGATCCGGCGAACATCTTCCCGGACCAGCTGGTGTTCCTGGACCAGATGCGACAGCACGGCCACGACAGGGGTCTGCTGATGATTCCCGGTACGATCGCCGATTTCACTGCCTCCGAATTGAATTCGCTGGTACACCCGGTATCGGACGAAGAGGCCGAGCACATCTTCGGCGCCGGGAAGGCCGCATACATCGAGGAATACGCCCAACGGATGGCTCCCGTGCTAGCCGCCGAGAAAGCCTCCTGGGCGCCCGCTACGGGCGAACGACTGCTGGAGCCGCTGCGCGCCACGTTCGAGCCGATCATGGCGCAGACCGACCAGATCTGCGACGGCATCGGCTATCCCGTGGAACTGCGCCTCGGCGCCGAGACCGTGGTGCTCGATTTTCCTAAACGCATTGTCCGCGAACCGATTCCTAACGAGAAGTACCGCTATGGCTTCGAGATCGCGCCTGAGCTGGTACGCACGGTGCTGCGCGATGCCGAACCGGACTGGGTGAACACCATCTTCTTGTCCACCCGATTCAAGGCCTGGCGGGTGGGCGGCTACAACGAGTATCTGTACACCTTCTTCAAATGCCTCACCAACGAGCGCATCGCCTACGCCGACGGTTGGTTCGCCGAGGCCCATGACGACAGTGCCTCGATCACCCTGGATGGCTGGGAGATACAGCGCCGCTGCCCACACCTGAAGGCCGACCTATCGAAATTTGGTGTGGTGGAGGGAAAGACGCTCACCTGCAATCTGCACGGATGGGACTGGAACCTGGAGACCGGCCGCTGCCTGACCTCCAAGGGCCACGAGCTGCGGTCCAAGAAGCTCGGCTAA
- a CDS encoding CHAP domain-containing protein has protein sequence MRLSTRRALLLVALVATLVVAAGGAIGFYRSRTASPAFPTVDTTALTPGRAAVVRILGQEYAEQAGMVKYSEGNDEPWCADFTSWVMRESGRPFANPNSGNWRIPGVLTLTAYLKDQGRYETPEYAPKPGDMVLYDEPSPKGQHVNIVLINDNGTLTTVGGGEGRGVGLSTYVAADDSGITGYGRYE, from the coding sequence ATGCGTCTGTCGACCCGCCGGGCCCTGTTACTGGTTGCACTCGTCGCAACCCTGGTGGTGGCGGCGGGCGGCGCCATCGGTTTCTACCGTTCCCGCACCGCGAGCCCGGCATTTCCCACCGTCGATACCACCGCGCTGACCCCCGGACGGGCGGCAGTGGTGCGGATCCTCGGGCAGGAATACGCCGAGCAGGCCGGGATGGTGAAGTACTCGGAGGGCAATGACGAGCCGTGGTGCGCCGACTTCACCAGTTGGGTGATGCGTGAGTCCGGCCGCCCGTTCGCCAACCCGAACTCCGGGAACTGGCGCATTCCGGGGGTGTTGACGCTCACCGCGTATCTCAAGGATCAAGGGCGCTACGAGACCCCCGAGTACGCACCGAAGCCGGGCGACATGGTGCTGTACGACGAGCCGAGCCCGAAGGGCCAGCATGTCAACATCGTCCTGATCAACGACAACGGCACCCTGACCACGGTCGGCGGCGGCGAGGGCAGGGGAGTCGGGTTGTCGACCTATGTGGCCGCCGATGATTCGGGTATCACCGGATACGGGCGCTACGAGTGA
- a CDS encoding LysR substrate-binding domain-containing protein — protein MELSDITHFLAVAGAGGISHAAKRLHTVQSNVSTHIKALEDELGVELFRRHARGVTLTNAGEAFLPYAERITALLREAAQVVGDEAEPTGTLAIGAMETTAGLRLPGILAAYAAHCPRVDFTLTTGTTAELTDMVNDHRLDGGFICGPVEHDSLTTDLAFVEELVLVTAQHRADIREVLDRSARMLVFRNGCAYRDRLHEVFVDHGIAAPQVLEFGSLEGILGCVAADMGATLLPVAVVTASQRASALRVHQLPPVQARVETLFVRRADSAVSPAMSQFLRHLQRADTPVMLRSVAR, from the coding sequence ATGGAGCTCAGTGACATCACGCATTTCCTCGCGGTTGCCGGGGCCGGCGGTATCTCTCATGCGGCGAAGCGGCTCCACACCGTGCAGTCGAATGTCAGCACCCACATCAAGGCGCTGGAAGACGAACTCGGCGTCGAGCTGTTTCGTCGGCACGCGCGGGGAGTGACCCTGACCAACGCGGGGGAAGCCTTTCTCCCGTATGCCGAGCGCATCACGGCACTGCTGAGAGAAGCCGCTCAAGTGGTCGGCGATGAGGCCGAACCCACCGGGACGCTGGCGATCGGCGCCATGGAAACCACGGCAGGCCTGCGCCTGCCCGGCATTCTGGCCGCGTATGCGGCGCACTGCCCGCGAGTCGATTTCACACTCACCACGGGTACCACGGCCGAGCTGACCGATATGGTGAACGATCATCGGCTCGATGGCGGGTTTATCTGTGGCCCCGTCGAGCATGATTCCCTGACAACGGATTTGGCTTTCGTGGAAGAGCTGGTACTGGTCACCGCCCAGCACCGCGCCGATATCCGGGAAGTCTTGGATAGGTCGGCGCGGATGCTCGTCTTCCGCAACGGCTGCGCCTATCGCGACAGGCTGCACGAGGTCTTTGTCGACCATGGCATCGCAGCCCCTCAGGTCCTTGAATTCGGGAGTCTGGAAGGAATTCTCGGATGTGTCGCGGCGGATATGGGTGCGACGCTACTTCCGGTCGCGGTCGTCACGGCATCGCAGCGTGCCTCCGCACTGCGTGTGCACCAGCTGCCGCCCGTCCAGGCCCGAGTCGAAACGCTGTTTGTCCGTCGTGCGGACTCGGCCGTCTCACCGGCGATGTCGCAGTTCCTGCGTCACCTGCAGCGCGCCGATACACCGGTGATGCTGCGATCGGTCGCGCGGTGA
- a CDS encoding MarR family winged helix-turn-helix transcriptional regulator, protein MSTADGLTADVLTVIARLNRWVSSQAELPVPTAQARLLALVGEMEDARISDLAQADHCSQPTMTVQLKRLQDVGYVERRVDSADKRAQRIKLTARGREALVAMRAQRQRVLDPWLSTLPSDEQRTLAEAARILGGLTRRMAAQVDRSPDPDDVFPQGKG, encoded by the coding sequence GTGTCCACTGCCGATGGCCTCACTGCCGACGTACTGACCGTGATCGCGCGGCTTAACCGCTGGGTATCCAGCCAGGCCGAGCTGCCTGTACCCACCGCGCAGGCGCGGCTGCTGGCACTCGTGGGTGAGATGGAGGACGCGCGGATCTCGGACCTGGCTCAGGCCGACCACTGCAGCCAGCCCACCATGACCGTGCAGTTGAAGCGGCTCCAGGATGTCGGGTACGTCGAGCGACGGGTGGATTCCGCCGACAAGCGGGCGCAGCGCATCAAGCTGACCGCACGGGGACGCGAGGCTCTTGTTGCCATGCGCGCGCAGCGGCAGCGCGTTCTGGATCCGTGGCTGAGCACGCTGCCGTCCGATGAGCAGCGCACGCTTGCCGAGGCCGCCAGGATCCTCGGAGGCCTCACCCGCCGGATGGCTGCGCAGGTCGATCGGTCACCAGACCCCGACGACGTATTCCCACAGGGCAAGGGATAG
- a CDS encoding tautomerase family protein produces the protein MPLVRIDVTSDRTREQQRAIADAVHEALVEVLKIPVRDRFQIITGHDSADIIAEDAGLGFHRSAQVVIVHIFTQAGRTTETKQKVFSALAVKLAAVGVAGADLFVAISENGSQDWSFGFGQAQYVTGELAVPAAASA, from the coding sequence ATGCCGCTAGTGCGTATCGACGTCACCTCGGATCGGACGCGCGAACAGCAGCGCGCCATCGCCGACGCGGTGCACGAGGCCCTGGTCGAAGTCTTGAAAATCCCTGTGCGCGACCGATTCCAGATCATTACGGGGCATGACTCGGCGGATATCATCGCCGAAGATGCGGGACTGGGATTCCACCGATCGGCGCAGGTGGTGATCGTGCACATCTTCACCCAAGCCGGCCGGACGACGGAGACCAAACAGAAGGTCTTCTCGGCGCTGGCCGTGAAGCTGGCCGCCGTTGGCGTGGCGGGCGCGGATCTGTTCGTGGCGATCAGCGAAAACGGGTCGCAGGATTGGTCTTTCGGCTTCGGGCAGGCGCAATACGTCACCGGCGAGCTGGCCGTTCCGGCCGCCGCGAGTGCGTGA
- a CDS encoding NAD(P)H-dependent flavin oxidoreductase: MTLKTRLTHHLGIEHPVVLAPMDDVADARLASAVGAAGGLGLLGGGYTNEAWVRQQFERARGAVGCGFITWTLNGNEDVLDFVLEQSPAAIFLSFGDPAPYAPRIRAAGVPLICQVHNIEQAFRAVEVGADVIAAQGGEAGGHGAGQRSTFTLVPEIVDVVAKNAPQVLVLAAGGVADGRGLAAALALGADGALVGTRFLAAQEAAISRAAQQSALQAGGDDTIRQHVYDIVRGKSWPSAYSGRVLRNDFVNRWHGHEAELVRHLDRARADYQTGLAGADYTVANLIVGEGIGQIRSIESAADIIHSMVAQAAAINPTHQGVSPCR, translated from the coding sequence ATGACCTTGAAAACTCGGTTGACCCACCATTTAGGCATCGAGCATCCGGTGGTCCTGGCGCCGATGGATGATGTTGCCGATGCGCGCCTTGCTAGCGCCGTCGGCGCGGCAGGTGGGCTGGGCCTACTCGGTGGCGGCTACACGAACGAGGCGTGGGTTCGCCAACAGTTTGAGCGGGCGCGGGGCGCCGTGGGATGCGGGTTCATCACCTGGACCCTGAACGGCAACGAGGATGTCCTTGATTTCGTGTTGGAACAGAGTCCCGCAGCGATTTTCCTGTCATTCGGAGACCCCGCGCCCTATGCGCCGCGGATCCGCGCCGCCGGGGTGCCACTGATCTGCCAGGTCCACAACATCGAGCAGGCGTTCCGGGCCGTCGAGGTGGGTGCCGACGTCATCGCCGCCCAGGGGGGAGAAGCGGGCGGACACGGGGCAGGACAACGATCGACGTTCACCCTGGTGCCCGAGATCGTGGACGTCGTCGCGAAGAATGCGCCTCAGGTCCTGGTGTTGGCGGCCGGCGGAGTGGCCGATGGCCGCGGTCTGGCGGCAGCGCTGGCTCTGGGCGCCGACGGGGCCTTGGTAGGGACGCGCTTTCTGGCCGCGCAGGAAGCGGCAATCTCTCGAGCCGCCCAGCAGTCTGCCCTTCAGGCCGGCGGCGACGACACCATCCGCCAACACGTCTATGACATTGTGCGCGGCAAGAGTTGGCCGTCCGCGTACAGCGGCAGGGTATTGCGCAACGACTTCGTCAACAGGTGGCACGGCCACGAAGCCGAGCTCGTCCGGCATCTCGACCGGGCCCGTGCCGATTACCAGACAGGTTTGGCCGGTGCGGATTACACCGTCGCGAATCTGATCGTCGGCGAGGGCATTGGGCAGATACGGAGTATCGAGAGTGCCGCCGACATCATCCATTCCATGGTGGCCCAGGCCGCCGCTATCAACCCGACACACCAAGGAGTCAGCCCATGCCGCTAG
- a CDS encoding SDR family NAD(P)-dependent oxidoreductase gives MNLNDFQALYDLSGRTAIVTGGTRGIGYAIAEALGACGASVVVSSRKAEACTSAAKELQDKGYRALGVPAHMGDLSDIDGLVASAVDEYGGVDIVVNAAANPVAQPMGSYTPEALGKSFDVNVRGPVFLVQAALPHLTASEHASVLNVVSVAAFQYVPMLSMYAAMKATLMSFTRSMAAEYTGRGIRVNALAPGTVDTYMLQQNPQEIIDAMAAQSFMGRLASTDEMIGPALLLLSDAGSFITGQVIVADGGGLVQR, from the coding sequence GTGAACCTCAACGACTTCCAGGCGCTCTACGACTTGTCGGGACGTACCGCGATTGTCACCGGCGGGACCCGCGGAATCGGATACGCCATCGCCGAGGCCCTCGGTGCCTGCGGGGCATCGGTGGTGGTGTCCAGCCGCAAGGCCGAGGCCTGTACCTCCGCGGCGAAGGAGCTACAGGACAAGGGGTATCGGGCGCTTGGCGTGCCCGCCCATATGGGCGACCTGAGTGATATCGACGGGCTGGTCGCGAGCGCGGTCGACGAGTACGGCGGCGTCGACATCGTGGTCAACGCGGCGGCCAACCCGGTCGCGCAGCCCATGGGCAGCTACACGCCGGAGGCGCTGGGTAAGTCGTTCGACGTCAACGTGCGTGGTCCGGTGTTTCTGGTGCAGGCGGCGCTGCCGCACTTGACCGCCAGTGAGCATGCCTCGGTGCTCAATGTGGTGTCGGTGGCCGCTTTTCAGTATGTGCCGATGTTGTCGATGTACGCGGCCATGAAGGCCACGCTCATGTCCTTCACCCGGTCGATGGCCGCCGAGTACACCGGTCGCGGCATCCGGGTAAACGCGCTGGCCCCCGGCACCGTCGATACCTACATGCTGCAACAGAACCCGCAGGAGATCATCGACGCCATGGCGGCGCAGTCCTTCATGGGGCGCCTGGCGTCCACCGACGAGATGATCGGCCCGGCGCTACTGCTGTTGTCGGACGCGGGCTCGTTCATCACGGGTCAGGTGATCGTGGCCGACGGCGGCGGTCTTGTGCAGCGTTAG